Proteins co-encoded in one Gleimia hominis genomic window:
- a CDS encoding YajQ family cyclic di-GMP-binding protein, with protein MADSSFDVVSEIDRQEVDNAVNQSAKEVGNRYDFRGVDARVELSGDQILMEANTAERTLAILDVLQSKLIRRGVSLKSLDLGGGEPKPSGKIFRLTGDLKQGISQDQAKKITKLIRDEAPKGVKAQIQGDTVRVAHKSRDTLQDVIALLKKADLDVALQFKNYR; from the coding sequence ATGGCAGACTCATCATTTGACGTTGTGAGTGAAATTGACCGGCAGGAGGTGGATAACGCGGTGAATCAGTCGGCGAAGGAAGTTGGGAACCGCTACGACTTTCGCGGCGTGGACGCGCGGGTTGAACTTAGTGGAGATCAGATTCTGATGGAGGCGAACACGGCTGAAAGAACATTGGCTATTTTGGACGTGTTGCAATCGAAGCTGATTCGCCGCGGCGTTTCACTAAAATCTTTAGACCTCGGGGGCGGGGAGCCGAAACCGTCGGGGAAGATCTTCCGGCTCACTGGGGACCTCAAGCAAGGGATCTCACAAGACCAAGCAAAGAAGATTACGAAACTTATCCGCGACGAAGCGCCCAAAGGTGTGAAAGCGCAGATTCAGGGGGACACGGTGCGGGTTGCCCACAAGTCACGCGACACGCTGCAGGACGTGATTGCGCTGCTGAAGAAAGCGGACCTGGACGTCGCACTGCAGTTCAAGAACTACCGGTAG
- a CDS encoding M48 family metalloprotease, whose protein sequence is MGSNTLKTALLFGVMWGLLGAIGAWLSAWQSTPTFFWIFMFAGLFMSLYTYWNSDKIALRSMRAVAVSAEHEPQLYDAVAELSGKAGQPMPAIYMAPTRTPNAFATGRNPQHAAVCVTEGIMELLEPRELRAVLGHELSHVYNRDILTSTIAGGIASLITSIAQIFMFGSWRWRGANPLISMLMTFLAPLAATMLQLGISRTREYEADRAGAVLSEDPLALASALRKLERGNTQTPLQATPNQQNVAAMMITNPLRGGAAQLFSTHPPIAERIARLEKIAGY, encoded by the coding sequence ATGGGTTCAAATACGCTTAAGACCGCTCTGCTGTTCGGCGTTATGTGGGGCCTGCTGGGCGCAATCGGCGCTTGGTTATCCGCGTGGCAATCAACGCCAACATTTTTCTGGATCTTCATGTTTGCGGGCCTGTTCATGTCCCTATACACGTATTGGAACTCAGACAAAATCGCGTTGCGGTCAATGCGGGCAGTGGCAGTGTCTGCGGAGCATGAACCGCAGTTGTACGACGCAGTTGCGGAACTGTCTGGCAAAGCAGGTCAACCTATGCCAGCGATCTACATGGCGCCCACGCGCACACCGAACGCGTTCGCAACGGGTCGGAACCCGCAGCATGCAGCCGTTTGTGTGACAGAAGGTATTATGGAGCTTTTGGAGCCGCGTGAACTCCGCGCAGTGCTCGGCCACGAGCTGTCACACGTGTACAACCGGGACATCCTCACGTCAACAATTGCCGGTGGGATTGCCTCTCTAATTACTTCGATCGCGCAGATCTTCATGTTCGGCAGCTGGCGCTGGCGGGGCGCGAACCCGTTGATCTCAATGCTAATGACTTTCTTGGCGCCCCTCGCAGCGACGATGCTGCAGCTGGGGATCAGTAGGACCCGTGAATATGAGGCAGACCGCGCGGGCGCGGTGCTCAGTGAAGACCCGTTGGCGCTTGCGAGTGCGCTGCGTAAGTTGGAGCGAGGGAACACGCAGACACCTCTGCAAGCCACGCCGAACCAGCAGAACGTGGCTGCGATGATGATCACGAATCCGCTGCGCGGTGGGGCGGCGCAACTGTTCTCCACTCACCCGCCAATCGCGGAACGGATCGCTCGCCTCGAAAAAATCGCTGGCTACTGA
- the rpmG gene encoding 50S ribosomal protein L33 has protein sequence MASKSSDVRPKITLACSECKERNYITKKNRRNTPDRLELKKYCPRCRKHTAHRETR, from the coding sequence GTGGCTAGCAAGTCGTCTGATGTTCGCCCTAAGATCACTCTGGCCTGTTCGGAGTGCAAGGAGCGGAACTACATTACGAAGAAAAACCGTCGTAATACGCCGGACCGCCTAGAGCTAAAGAAGTACTGCCCGCGTTGCCGCAAGCACACGGCTCACCGCGAGACCCGCTAG